The genome window ATGCTAACAAGACAAGCCAGCATGGGAGTGCACGTTCCTGCCACCACCACTAGATTTATTGAGGTCGCCACCACAGTCACTAAGAGGGAACCCAGCCATTATGCCTGAACTGAGGGACCATGGCCCGTGCCTGGGGTCAGCCACCGGCCACAGGACTGGAAAGCATGAAAAGAAGTGTGAAGCTGGGAgtgcagggggagagggagggagcggAGAACAAAAGTTGCATCTAGACAGAgttgaacaaaacaaaacccagatgTGTTCGTGTCTCTCCTTGGGGTCTAGGACGTGGAGTCAACAGCCCCCCTAACCGGACATCTCTTCCCGCTGCTCCTTGTTCCTGCGCACCTCTGCTGCATGCAGCTCCTAGGGAGAGAAGAACAGGCAGGGTGGTGTGGGGTTCCCAGCAGGGGGTGTCCCTCACCTCACCCCAGGCTCTTGtgtaataaatctttattttatttttattatctttatttattggatagagacagccagaaatcaagagggtagggggacattgagagggagaaagagagacacctgcagcactgcttcaccactctcaaagctttccctgaaagtggggactgggctctttggtccctggttcaattcctagcaccaccataaaccagtgctgaatagtgctctggttaaaattaaaaaaataatttaaaaaaaaggtcgtGCACTTAGTGCTTATTCAGTGTGCCCTCACTCAGGAGATTTGGGGTGAGTTCCTCCCCCGCCCCATCCCAAGCTCCCCTCACTGCCCTCGTACCTGCCTAGAGCTGCTTCCCTCTtataccccaccaccaccaccactggggGCTCAGTTCTCCCATTTTCCTGCCCAGTGGTCATTACTTGAGCTATTCAACACAGGCTCCGCCCCTCAGGTAACCACGCCCAGCTGCCGATCAGTCTCCACAAACTAGAACCAAGTCCGCCTCGACCCCCACCTTTTCGCGCAGCCGCTCGCGCAGCGCCGCCAGGTGCGCCTCGCGGATCTCCTTGCTGAGCTCCATCTTGTAGTTGAGCTTCTCCTCCGCCAGGCGGCTGAAGTTGTTGTTGTCCTCCAGCGCCTTGTGCAGCACCTCGCGCTCGTGCTCGCGCCGTTCAGCCAGCTGCTTCAGCACCTGCGCCTCCTGCGTCTGCACAGCAGACGGCGTCTGATCCCAAAGCCGGCCCCatggtccccacccccacccctaggctgctgcatggtaCCCGCTGCAGGACTACCCGCCCCCACTGTGTGTGCACAGATGGGGCCGAAAGGCTCATCCCCTAAGGGACTAGAGGAGGTTCTAGTGCTGGCGCCACAGTGTCCCCCATCTGGAGGCCTCTGAAGGACAGGGAACTCCCAGGGGTCATTAGTTGTCCTCTGCTGGGCCCCACCCATGTGCCAGTCTCTACTAATTAGAGCCCAGGATGGAAGAGAGGGCCTGGGACCTGACCACTTCTTACTCTACTGCACTCAGGGAGGATGCCAGTCCAGTTTCCTggaaccaccacctgaccccctctagCTTTACTTCCTATcttgttctttctccttccagCTGGCTGTCTTTGGAGTGGTGGGGTGAGGGTTGGTTGGAGACAGGTGATTGTCTTGCCTCCTCCCTTCCCAGACTGCTCTTCCAGGAGGAGGTCCAGGGGACCATGAGACCCGCTTTACCCACCCAAGACCAATAGCTATGCACATGAAGCATGAAAGTTCCGATCTATGGCCAACTGGGCCTCGTGGCCATCCTCTGCAGGGTGGGTCCttacctttctcctttcctcagcGGCCTCCAGCCGCTTCTGCAGCTCTTCCAGGGAAGTGTCCTTCCTCTTTGggggggaggagagcacagggctcTCTGGGGACAGGTCAGAAGGAGATTTGAGGATAACCTCGAAGCTCTGGCCAGAGGCCCTCTTGTCCAGCTGCTTTACTTCCATGTCTGCAGGACAAGATGCCAGGTAGGGCTTCAGGAGGAGTAGGTGAGACAGCACCATGCTCCCAGCACACATTCGAGGCCTGAACCCCCAGGACCAACCCTCCTACAAGGTCCCTTCTCCAGAAGCCAGTAAACTGGGGGTTCGGAGAacacagaggagaggaggataGTACTGGGGCCCAACAGGAACTGGCAGCAGGCTGGCACTCACCCTCATACTGGTAGATGGTGTTGGGGTGTGGCTGTGAGTAGAAGCAGGAGCAGATGAGTGACAGCACTGACAgctccttcatcttctccttgtaggCTGTGGAGTGAGGCCAGTATGAGAGCCCCCCTCTGCCCTGTGCCCACACCTTCAACCAcagcctgccccacccccacccctattgTTTACTCCCCATTGCTTTCTCTGACCTGTATCTCTGGGTGCCTGGCCATCTCACTCTTAAGTCTCCCCAGCTCTACTGTAGtctacacccccaccccattctaCACAGTGCTTACTCTGAGTCCCTTGGGTCACCTCCCTGTCAGTGGGTCTTCCTGCCTactctctgcatctgtctcttAAACCCCTGTCTCCTCCCTTCTTGCCCTTTTCTTTcctggtatttcttttcttttttatccaaAGTACtgatcagatctggcttatggtggtacagaggattgaacctgggactttagagcctcaggcatgagagtctatttgcatgatcatgatgctatctaccccaccctctccTGGCATTTCTAGTATATTTCTGTATAGTTCTTTCCCCACACACATACCTCGGTTGTctatgaggctcagtgcctgcacaatgactctacAGCTCAcagcagccttttttctttctttttttaagatttttttttaggtttttatttattcccttctgttgcccttgttgttttattattgtagttattattgttgttactgatgtcattgttgttggataagacagagagaaatggagagaggaggggaagacagagggggagagaaagatagacacctgcagacctgcttcaccgcctgtgaagcgactcccctgcaggtggggagccagggattcaaaccgggatccttctttttatttgatagatgaTGAGAGACAGGGGAGAAAGGATACAGAgggaacagacacctgcagcactgctctaccgctcatggagcttcccacctgcaggtgagggcacCTAAgacatgaacctggatccttgtgcttggtaatgtgtggtcTAC of Erinaceus europaeus chromosome 14, mEriEur2.1, whole genome shotgun sequence contains these proteins:
- the STMN3 gene encoding stathmin-3 isoform X1, with protein sequence MASTVSGRPWGGGRGAHLLSQVSPGGICLPHCKEPWGTPLRAYKEKMKELSVLSLICSCFYSQPHPNTIYQYEDMEVKQLDKRASGQSFEVILKSPSDLSPESPVLSSPPKRKDTSLEELQKRLEAAEERRKTQEAQVLKQLAERREHEREVLHKALEDNNNFSRLAEEKLNYKMELSKEIREAHLAALRERLREKELHAAEVRRNKEQREEMSG
- the STMN3 gene encoding stathmin-3 isoform X2 produces the protein MASTVSAYKEKMKELSVLSLICSCFYSQPHPNTIYQYEDMEVKQLDKRASGQSFEVILKSPSDLSPESPVLSSPPKRKDTSLEELQKRLEAAEERRKTQEAQVLKQLAERREHEREVLHKALEDNNNFSRLAEEKLNYKMELSKEIREAHLAALRERLREKELHAAEVRRNKEQREEMSG